One Phycisphaerae bacterium DNA window includes the following coding sequences:
- a CDS encoding phosphodiesterase: MPARKNVEKVMIIGLDCADPTLMFQRFWNDLPNLRSLAERGSYGVMTSTMPPITVPAWSCMASSKDPGQLGIYGMHNRADWSYGKMIIPTSLGVREPRLWDILSEHGRKSFVFGVPQTYPPRPLNGEMISCWFAPSLESDYTYPVSLKREIAEQFGEYLPDVRPYRTDKKDWLIAQTHRMTDQRFEMIHHFAASRDWNLFWSVDMGPDRLHHGLWQYMDENHHRYVPGNPYEHAIRDYYRFVDERLGRLLATLDLDRIAVWVVSDHGAKGMKGGVCFNEWLIREGYLMLKDDLKGPTRFADVNIDWSRTKAWGEGGYYARCFFNVQGREPQGQLRPVDLDDFTRELAGKLETMVDHEGKLMGTKVFQPKDIYRTVRGFPPDLIVLFGNLSWRSVGMVGTGTLYTFENDTGPDDANHNIEGMFICAHPGCAAGKTAISIYDVAPTVLTQLGLQPPADMIGRNVLPD; encoded by the coding sequence ATGCCTGCCCGTAAGAACGTCGAAAAGGTGATGATCATCGGCCTCGACTGCGCCGACCCGACGCTCATGTTCCAGCGATTCTGGAATGACCTGCCGAACCTCCGGTCGCTCGCCGAACGCGGCAGTTACGGCGTGATGACCAGCACCATGCCGCCGATTACCGTTCCCGCCTGGTCATGCATGGCCTCGAGCAAGGATCCCGGCCAACTCGGCATCTACGGCATGCACAACCGCGCCGACTGGTCCTACGGCAAGATGATCATTCCGACCAGTCTCGGCGTGCGCGAGCCTCGCCTCTGGGACATCCTCAGCGAGCATGGCCGAAAGTCGTTCGTCTTCGGCGTGCCGCAGACCTATCCGCCGCGACCCCTCAACGGCGAGATGATCAGTTGCTGGTTCGCGCCCAGCCTCGAAAGCGACTACACGTATCCCGTTTCGCTCAAGCGGGAGATCGCTGAGCAATTTGGCGAGTATCTGCCCGACGTGCGGCCGTACCGCACTGACAAGAAGGACTGGCTCATCGCCCAGACCCACCGGATGACCGACCAGCGTTTCGAGATGATCCACCACTTCGCCGCGAGCCGCGACTGGAACCTGTTCTGGTCGGTCGATATGGGGCCGGACCGGCTGCACCACGGGCTCTGGCAGTACATGGACGAAAACCACCATCGCTACGTTCCGGGCAACCCGTACGAGCACGCCATCCGCGATTACTACCGGTTCGTCGACGAGCGCCTCGGCCGGCTGCTGGCGACCCTCGACCTTGACCGGATCGCCGTGTGGGTCGTCTCCGACCACGGTGCCAAGGGCATGAAGGGCGGCGTGTGCTTTAACGAGTGGCTCATCCGCGAGGGTTATCTGATGCTCAAGGACGACCTGAAGGGCCCCACCCGCTTCGCCGACGTCAACATCGACTGGTCGCGGACCAAAGCCTGGGGCGAGGGCGGCTACTACGCCCGCTGCTTCTTCAACGTCCAGGGCCGCGAACCGCAGGGCCAGCTTCGTCCGGTGGACCTCGACGATTTCACCCGCGAACTGGCCGGCAAACTCGAAACCATGGTCGACCACGAAGGCAAGCTGATGGGCACCAAGGTGTTCCAGCCGAAGGACATCTACCGCACGGTCCGCGGCTTTCCGCCGGACCTGATCGTCCTGTTCGGCAACCTCTCGTGGCGATCCGTCGGCATGGTCGGCACCGGTACGCTCTACACCTTCGAAAACGACACCGGCCCCGATGACGCCAACCACAACATCGAGGGCATGTTCATCTGCGCCCATCCCGGCTGCGCCGCCGGCAAAACCGCCATCTCCATCTACGACGTGGCCCCCACTGTCCTGACCCAACTGGGCCTCCAGCCGCCAGCGGACATGATCGGCCGAAACGTCCTGCCCGACTGA